In Bacillota bacterium, the DNA window CCACCGACACGTCGAAGCGGACCTGGTCGTTGCCCTTGCCGGTGCATCCGTGGGCGACGGCGTCGGCCCCTTCCTCTTCGGCCACCGCCACCAGCAGCTTGCAGATCAGCGGCCGGGACAGGGCCGATGAGAGCATGTAGCGCCCCTCATAGACCGCGTTGGCCTTGAGGGCCGGGAAGACGTAGTTCCTGGCGAACTCCTCGCGGGCGTCGATCATGTATGACTTCTTGGCCCCGATCTTGAGGGCCTTGGCCTTGATGAACTCGAGATCCTTCCCCTCGCCCACGTCGACGGACAGGGCGATGACTTCCGCGTCATACCTCTCCTTCAACCAACGGATGGCGATCGACGTGTCGAGACCGCCGGAATAAGCCAGGACTACCTTCTTCAACCGATGTCCCTCCCCTTGCTTCAGGTGGCCGTCCATGCGCGGAGCGGCCGAACTACAGGGTCACTAGACGATATGCCGGATATGTCTCTGATTATACCTCCATGCGCATATTTATGCAATACCCTTGAGCTGGTCTTCCGGTTATGGATTGCCTGGAAGAAGCGAATCGCCCGACTTCGCGCCGGTGCCCATGCTCGCGCGCCGGCACGAGTCGACAGTGAAAAGGTCGCGCCACCGCCGGTGCCCGCCGACCGATGGCCAAAGCGACTGCTAGCCGCCGTTTACACGGCGTCCATTCGGTACTATACTGAAAACTTGTGAAGCGCTGAATCCATTCATGGAACGGGGGACCCACTACTCGGGGTGAATCCCGCCTGACGGCGGCTAGGGCGTCTTCGACCGCCCGAACCCGGCAGCTAACCCCGTAAGCGTTTGGTCGAAGGAGCCGCCCCACGAGAGCCGTGGACGACCCCTTTCGGGGTCGTCTTTTTGCGCCCTTGAGGCCGGCCGGCGCCGAAGGCGGCGGTGAAAGGAGTATCCTAACGTGTCAAGTCCAGCCTACGAACTGACCAGTCGGGCCCGGCGGGTCCTTTTCGGCCGCCCCAAGCGCACCGACCAACAGCACCGCGAGCGCCTGAGCATTGGTTCGGCGCTGGCCGTCTTCAGCGCCGACGGCCTGTCCTCAGTGGCCTACGCCACTGAGGAGATCCTCTACATCCTCATCGCCGCGGGGACGGCGGCCACCGTCTATTCGCTGCCGATCGGCCTGGCCATCGTCGCCCTGGTCCTCATCGTCGCCCGGTCGTACTCGCAGACGATCCGGGCCTATCCTTCGGGCGGGGGGTCGTACATCGTCTCCCGGTCGAACCTGGGCACCCTCGCCGGCCTGACGGCCGGCGCCGCGTTGCTCATCGACTACATACTCACCGTGGCTGTCTCGACGGCCGCCGGGATCGCCGCCATGGTTTCGGCCGTCCCGGCCCTCCGCGGCCACGAAGTGGTCCTCGAACTTCTGGCCATCTGGGTCATCGCCCTCGTCAACATGCGCGGGGCGAGGGAGTCAGGGTTCATCTTCTCCATCCCTACCTATGCCTTCGTCATCAGCACCCTCGTCCTGATCGGCTTCGGTCTGCTCAAGGTGCTGGGGGGTGACTGGCATCCGGTGATCAGCCCCGCTTTCGGCTTCGGTTTCGGCAACGCGGACTTCCGAGCCGCCACCAACGGCGTCACCCTCCTCCTGATCCTGCGGGCCTTCTCCTCCGGCTGCACCGCCCTAACCGGCCTGGAAGCCGTGAGCAACGGGGTTCAGGCCTTCCGCCCCCCGGAGACGAGGAACGCCATCGTCACCATGAACCTCGAGCGGACCTTGCTGTACACGATGTTTGCCGGGATCACCCTCCTGGCTTTCGGGTTTGGAGCCCTGCCGCGGGAGGGCGAGACGGTCATGAGCCAGATCGCCCGGACCGTCTTCGGGCGCCAGAACCCCCTCTACTACGTGATCCAGGCGGCCACGGCGATGATCCTCCTCCTCGCCGCCAACACGGCCTATGCCGATTTCCCCAGGCTGACCGGGTTCATGGCTCGCGACGGCTTCCTCCCGCGGCGCTTCGCCAACCGGGGAGACACCCTGGTCTACAATTACGGGGTCACCCTCCTGGCTCTCCTGGCCTCGGTCCTGGTGGTCGTCTTCCGCGGCAGCACCCACCTCCTGATCCCCCTTTACGCGGTCGGCGTCTTCACCGCTTTCACCTTGTCCCAGACCGGGATGGTCGTGCATTGGGTCAAGGAAGCGCGCAAGACCGGTGAATCGCCGTGGATCCATTGGTGGTCGCTGGCCGTGAACGCCCTCGGGGCCGTCCTCTGCGCCATCGTCCTGGTGATCATCGGCGTGACCAAGT includes these proteins:
- a CDS encoding APC family permease; protein product: MSSPAYELTSRARRVLFGRPKRTDQQHRERLSIGSALAVFSADGLSSVAYATEEILYILIAAGTAATVYSLPIGLAIVALVLIVARSYSQTIRAYPSGGGSYIVSRSNLGTLAGLTAGAALLIDYILTVAVSTAAGIAAMVSAVPALRGHEVVLELLAIWVIALVNMRGARESGFIFSIPTYAFVISTLVLIGFGLLKVLGGDWHPVISPAFGFGFGNADFRAATNGVTLLLILRAFSSGCTALTGLEAVSNGVQAFRPPETRNAIVTMNLERTLLYTMFAGITLLAFGFGALPREGETVMSQIARTVFGRQNPLYYVIQAATAMILLLAANTAYADFPRLTGFMARDGFLPRRFANRGDTLVYNYGVTLLALLASVLVVVFRGSTHLLIPLYAVGVFTAFTLSQTGMVVHWVKEARKTGESPWIHWWSLAVNALGAVLCAIVLVIIGVTKFTHGAWIVLVLVPLIVAFALRVKGYYVRFKQRVGSLLDEHLTMDDARRVKTVLTIGRLSPVIDHSLRVARRISPDMTAVYVAVDPEDGDRIKAKWDLKRHHGVPLVVLNSPYREVVGPLRNYLDGLRAADPGALIQLLVPIVVTNEPFDAYLHNGTADLILREFRYTEGVIVTIVPFYVDMRPRAEHALAPARHS